In Paracoccus jeotgali, the following are encoded in one genomic region:
- a CDS encoding amino acid ABC transporter permease, translating into MFDTAINANDLIFLAKGAGMTIFVTVISVFFGTVLGILFGVIRYQIGPVWAAPLTFVLDIFRSIPLLIQLVLTYAFLGMVLKLGLSGLTVACMVLTMYCSAYCAEIVRGGIESVPLTLRRASRSIGLSWGQDMRYIVMPLATRVALPSWIGLALGVMKDSALVYVVQVTELLKSTQILITRLQEPLLLLAICGAFYFIISFPVARFGGYLERRWSND; encoded by the coding sequence ATGTTCGATACCGCCATCAACGCGAACGACCTGATCTTTCTGGCCAAGGGCGCCGGAATGACGATCTTCGTCACCGTGATCTCGGTCTTTTTCGGCACCGTGCTGGGCATCCTGTTCGGGGTGATCCGCTATCAGATCGGCCCGGTCTGGGCCGCGCCGCTGACCTTTGTGCTGGACATCTTCCGGTCGATCCCGCTGCTGATCCAGCTTGTGCTGACCTATGCCTTCCTCGGCATGGTGCTGAAGCTGGGGCTGTCGGGGCTGACCGTCGCCTGCATGGTGCTGACCATGTATTGCTCGGCCTATTGCGCCGAGATCGTGCGCGGCGGGATCGAATCGGTGCCGCTGACCCTGCGCCGCGCGTCCCGGTCCATCGGGCTGAGCTGGGGGCAGGACATGCGTTACATCGTCATGCCGCTGGCGACGCGGGTGGCGCTGCCAAGCTGGATCGGGCTGGCGCTGGGGGTGATGAAGGATTCGGCGCTGGTCTATGTCGTGCAGGTGACCGAGCTGCTGAAATCGACCCAGATCCTGATCACCCGGCTTCAGGAACCGCTGCTGCTGCTGGCCATCTGCGGCGCGTTCTATTTCATCATCAGTTTCCCCGTCGCGCGGTTCGGCGGCTATCTCGAAAGACGGTGGTCCAATGATTGA